One window of the Chryseobacterium sp. CY350 genome contains the following:
- a CDS encoding glycosyl hydrolase, producing the protein MNIKNIIKLSVICFAFGNLSAQNPWPKPTETAKPWTRWWWMGNAVDEKGLDKQLTTLNKAGFGGVEIVPIYGAKGFEKNYINYLSPEWMEMLQFTTSKAKSLNMDVDMAVGTGWPIGGPQVDENDAATKMIVQIYEIQKNEKFSEKIVLKDEKQKNLKTVKLDIVTAYNEKNEPLILTDKISADGTLNWKPTSGKWTIYAFFVGKTLQKVKRAAPGGEGYTLDHFSPNATKDYLKTFDKAFGNSNYGIRSFFNDSYEVYNADWTPDFKEEFQKRRGYDLSPYIKYLVGNEESEIAARIKSDYRETLSDLILNRFTKDFTNWAHSKNSKNTNQAHGSPGNLLDLYAAVDIPESETFGSTPFDILGLKRDSADIQKSDVPDINMLKFSSSAANVTGKKLISNETFTWLTEHFKTSWSQAKPEVEQVFLSGINHVFYHGTTYTPADVQFPGWLFYASTNFVPENSLWPQLSGLNSYVARTQSVLQSGKSDNELLIYWPVYDQWASPKGKDVAFKIHNIEKWLQPTEFYKNLDKLGKSGYSLDMVSDKMISEAKLDNQNIQVSKEGGSYKVLIIPQLDYLPESTLKNILNLAQNGASIIFQNEPKNIPGYFEAEKRKAELQTLWKSIPFQQNGNLKSATFGEGKIILTSDVEKGLEFLKIEREKLTDTGLKFVRRKFDGGKYYYIVNHTSKEINQNIPLNFVGKQVALMNPENGDYGIAETQNNSVKIQLKSGQSLIVRASETADNSVAKWKYVEKTEGPIVLNQPWQLTFKEGGPELPKSRTLTKLQPWTNFTEDAQTQSFSGTGVYTTTFNLKKNKADNYLLKFDKLYESATVVVNGKEAGIVWSNPFEINVGKYLKKGKNTIQIEVSNLMANRIRYMDQNKIQWRNYHEINFVNINYKPFDASNWKVQPSGLDGEIQLIPIHYSK; encoded by the coding sequence ATGAATATCAAAAATATCATAAAACTCAGTGTCATTTGTTTTGCCTTCGGAAATCTCTCCGCACAAAACCCGTGGCCAAAACCCACAGAGACCGCAAAACCGTGGACACGCTGGTGGTGGATGGGAAATGCGGTTGACGAAAAAGGATTAGACAAACAACTGACTACTTTAAATAAAGCAGGTTTCGGTGGCGTGGAAATCGTACCGATTTACGGCGCAAAAGGTTTTGAAAAAAATTACATCAATTATCTTTCTCCAGAATGGATGGAAATGTTGCAATTCACGACCAGCAAAGCGAAAAGCTTAAATATGGACGTTGATATGGCAGTTGGCACGGGATGGCCAATCGGTGGGCCACAAGTTGACGAAAATGATGCGGCGACCAAGATGATTGTTCAGATTTACGAAATTCAAAAGAATGAAAAATTCTCAGAAAAAATTGTTCTGAAAGACGAAAAGCAGAAGAATTTAAAAACCGTAAAATTAGATATTGTAACCGCTTACAACGAAAAAAATGAACCGTTGATTTTAACGGATAAAATCAGTGCTGACGGAACTTTAAACTGGAAACCAACTTCAGGCAAGTGGACAATCTACGCCTTTTTTGTGGGTAAAACTTTACAGAAGGTAAAACGTGCTGCTCCGGGTGGAGAAGGGTACACTTTAGACCATTTTTCGCCCAATGCTACAAAGGATTATCTGAAAACTTTCGATAAAGCTTTTGGAAATTCAAATTATGGAATCCGTTCTTTTTTCAACGACAGTTATGAAGTTTATAACGCCGATTGGACGCCCGATTTTAAAGAAGAATTTCAAAAAAGACGGGGTTATGATTTAAGTCCGTACATCAAATATTTGGTGGGCAATGAGGAAAGCGAAATAGCAGCAAGAATAAAATCTGATTACAGGGAAACATTGAGCGATTTGATTTTAAATCGTTTTACCAAAGATTTTACCAATTGGGCACATTCCAAAAACTCCAAAAATACCAATCAGGCACACGGTTCGCCGGGAAATTTATTGGATTTATATGCAGCAGTTGATATTCCCGAATCTGAAACATTTGGAAGTACGCCATTTGATATTTTAGGTTTGAAAAGAGACAGCGCCGACATTCAAAAATCGGACGTTCCCGATATTAATATGTTGAAATTTTCTTCTTCGGCAGCCAATGTAACGGGCAAAAAATTGATTTCGAATGAAACTTTTACCTGGCTCACGGAGCATTTCAAAACCTCGTGGTCACAGGCAAAACCGGAAGTGGAGCAGGTTTTTTTGTCGGGAATCAATCACGTTTTTTACCACGGAACGACCTACACGCCCGCGGATGTACAATTTCCGGGATGGTTGTTTTATGCATCGACCAATTTTGTGCCCGAGAATAGTTTGTGGCCACAGTTGAGTGGGCTCAATTCGTATGTTGCACGTACGCAAAGTGTTTTGCAGAGCGGAAAATCGGATAACGAACTGTTGATTTACTGGCCGGTTTATGACCAGTGGGCGAGTCCGAAAGGGAAAGATGTTGCCTTTAAAATTCACAATATTGAAAAATGGCTACAGCCCACAGAGTTTTATAAAAACCTCGATAAATTGGGCAAATCCGGCTATTCTCTGGATATGGTTTCCGATAAAATGATTAGCGAGGCGAAGTTGGATAATCAAAATATTCAGGTTTCAAAAGAAGGTGGTTCTTATAAAGTTTTAATCATTCCGCAATTGGATTATTTACCGGAATCTACCTTGAAAAATATTCTGAATTTAGCTCAAAACGGCGCATCTATTATATTTCAGAATGAACCGAAAAATATTCCGGGATATTTTGAAGCAGAAAAAAGAAAAGCGGAACTGCAGACTTTATGGAAGTCAATTCCTTTTCAGCAAAACGGAAATTTAAAATCGGCAACATTTGGAGAAGGAAAAATTATCCTGACTTCGGATGTTGAAAAAGGTCTGGAATTTTTAAAAATTGAAAGAGAAAAACTGACTGATACCGGATTGAAATTCGTGCGAAGAAAGTTTGATGGCGGAAAATATTATTACATCGTCAATCACACTTCGAAGGAAATCAATCAGAATATTCCGTTGAATTTTGTTGGGAAACAGGTCGCTTTGATGAATCCTGAAAATGGGGATTATGGAATTGCTGAAACTCAAAATAATTCGGTGAAAATTCAGTTGAAATCCGGGCAATCTTTAATTGTAAGAGCTTCTGAAACTGCAGATAATTCTGTTGCAAAATGGAAATATGTTGAAAAAACAGAAGGGCCAATTGTTTTAAATCAACCTTGGCAACTTACCTTCAAAGAAGGCGGTCCGGAACTTCCGAAATCAAGAACTTTGACGAAACTTCAACCTTGGACGAATTTCACAGAAGACGCTCAAACGCAAAGTTTTTCGGGAACCGGAGTCTACACAACGACTTTTAATTTAAAGAAAAATAAAGCTGACAATTACCTTTTGAAGTTCGATAAACTCTACGAAAGTGCGACAGTGGTTGTCAACGGGAAAGAGGCCGGAATTGTCTGGAGCAACCCGTTTGAAATCAACGTCGGAAAATATCTTAAAAAAGGAAAAAATACGATTCAGATTGAAGTGAGTAATCTGATGGCCAACCGTATCCGTTATATGGACCAAAATAAAATCCAGTGGCGAAATTATCACGAAATCAACTTTGTGAACATTAACTATAAGCCTTTCGATGCATCTAACTGGAAAGTTCAGCCTTCCGGTCTGGATGGCGAAATTCAATTAATTCCAATTCATTATTCAAAATAA
- a CDS encoding rhamnogalacturonan acetylesterase — protein sequence MQNWIKFLTLFLGSLLFAQQTTFNFDFGTERNENGFIPIMSTSKFDKKIGYGFMDISGLKSVDNGGNALTGDFIISEKPFYFSVAIPEGNYDIKLNLGDTKGTSETTVRVENRRLMLNEVKTKKGEILEKQITVHVKDSIIRNQDGTQIGIVKLKPRERKYLHWDNLLTIEFNDKAPKVCSVIIQPNKTAKTIYITGDSTVVDAQYEPWASWGQMLPYFFVPNEVVIANYAESGETLKAFEDRHRIDKIWNKIKSGDYLFIQFGHNDQKAGNSTKSGYRKRLKEWISKAKELGAIPVLVTSMNRRVFDENNKIVNKLEDFPDAMREISKEENVYLIDLNAMSKTLFEAMGPENSKKAFVYYPANSYPNQKETLADDTHFNPYGAYELAKCVVKSIVDQNLPLKKYISKNYKSFNPNKPDDLEKFHWPESVFMESLKPDGN from the coding sequence ATGCAGAACTGGATAAAATTTTTGACGCTTTTCTTAGGTTCGCTTTTGTTCGCGCAACAGACGACTTTTAATTTTGATTTTGGCACAGAAAGAAACGAAAACGGATTTATTCCTATTATGTCGACCTCAAAATTTGATAAGAAAATCGGCTACGGTTTTATGGATATTTCCGGTCTGAAATCTGTCGATAATGGCGGAAATGCATTGACAGGAGATTTCATCATCAGCGAAAAACCATTCTATTTTTCTGTCGCAATTCCTGAAGGAAATTATGATATTAAACTGAATCTAGGCGATACAAAAGGAACATCGGAAACGACAGTTCGTGTGGAAAACCGTCGTCTGATGTTGAATGAAGTCAAAACTAAAAAAGGCGAAATCCTCGAAAAACAAATCACAGTTCACGTCAAAGACAGCATTATCCGAAATCAGGACGGAACTCAAATTGGGATTGTAAAACTGAAACCGAGAGAAAGAAAATATCTGCATTGGGACAATCTGTTGACGATTGAATTCAACGATAAAGCTCCAAAAGTTTGTTCGGTCATCATTCAACCCAACAAAACGGCGAAAACTATCTATATCACTGGAGATTCTACGGTTGTGGATGCTCAGTACGAACCTTGGGCGTCTTGGGGACAAATGTTGCCGTATTTTTTCGTTCCAAATGAAGTCGTGATTGCCAACTACGCAGAAAGTGGTGAAACCCTCAAAGCTTTTGAAGACCGTCACCGAATTGATAAAATTTGGAATAAAATAAAGTCCGGAGATTATCTGTTCATCCAGTTTGGGCACAATGACCAAAAGGCGGGAAACAGTACAAAATCCGGTTATAGAAAGCGATTAAAAGAATGGATTTCGAAAGCCAAAGAATTGGGTGCAATTCCTGTTTTGGTTACCTCAATGAACCGCAGAGTTTTTGACGAGAATAATAAAATTGTTAATAAATTGGAGGATTTTCCGGATGCGATGCGTGAAATTTCGAAGGAAGAAAATGTATATTTAATCGACTTAAATGCGATGAGCAAAACGTTGTTTGAAGCGATGGGACCTGAGAATTCCAAAAAAGCATTCGTATATTATCCAGCCAATTCTTATCCGAATCAGAAAGAAACTTTGGCAGATGATACCCATTTTAACCCTTATGGTGCCTACGAATTAGCAAAATGTGTCGTGAAATCTATCGTCGACCAAAATTTACCTTTAAAGAAATATATTTCAAAAAATTATAAAAGTTTTAACCCCAATAAACCTGATGATTTAGAAAAATTCCATTGGCCGGAATCTGTTTTTATGGAATCTTTGAAGCCTGATGGAAATTAA
- a CDS encoding glycoside hydrolase family 2 protein, which produces MSFYSKIFVLLCFCSQFLHAQSKEIQFLSGTDSEHTKQWDFWITGGRKSGSWDKIQVPSQWEQQGFGSYNYGRDYVTYGKNFKFNDEVGLYKHQFSVPNSWKGKSINIVFEGSMTDTEVKINGKLAGAIHQGAFYEFKYDISDKLLFGKENIIEVKVFKMSTDKSVNNAERLADYWVLGGIFRPVYLEATPKENISWTAIDAKADGTFRSNIHLKGIQSANNVKVEIFDAKNNLVGESQIQIQKDDTLKQIQFNLKNPKLWTAETPNLYKAKFSLNKNRKNIYQTEEKFGFRTIEIRKSDGIYVNGTKIKMKGINRHVWWPETGRAVNKNIDLMDVQLIKEMNMNAVRCAHYPPNKSFLQICDSLGLYVLDELAGWQKKYSTEVGKKLVREMVTRDANHPSIIFWSNGNEGGHNFDLDAEYAKYDLSDRPVIHAHHKPGNAFNGIDCNHYEDYYSTKKILEGENIYMPTEFLHAQDDGGGGTSLADYWELHWNSKKGAGGFLWAFADEGLVRTDYNNQLDVNAINAPDGVVGPHREKEGSFYAIREIYSPVKIDLKTLRNDFNGIIPVENRYHFTNLNECQFEWKLVKFKTPFSSESGFDVLQKGKAESPNIKPTEKGNLKLNLPSNWKENEALMLTATDSFGKEIYTWTWKIKSNDDISKQFSKSLIKEFPILVIENDSLFILKSDEKEFSFGKKDGLLKSVILDKKGKKMTFTNGPVFVNGKTELSSFKSFLEEGNAEIEARFKDGKVIIWKLNHNGVLELNYEYSLSADYPFSGVSFDYPENYVISAKWLGKGPYHVWKNRTQGQTYNVWQNLKNSTRTGFSPWIYPEFKGYFDDVSWLQLNTAEGKITVGTKEEKMFIRLFDFYGIYGAEGYPKLPTENISFLDAIPPLGTVLAFNINNDTSTLGPESEPNHLNGTFKRTLYFYFGLPDLGDENKQFTMPKENILTD; this is translated from the coding sequence ATGAGTTTTTATTCCAAAATATTTGTTCTTTTATGCTTTTGCTCACAGTTTCTGCATGCTCAATCTAAGGAAATCCAATTCCTAAGCGGAACAGATTCTGAGCATACGAAACAATGGGATTTTTGGATAACCGGCGGACGAAAATCCGGAAGCTGGGATAAAATACAGGTTCCGTCACAATGGGAACAGCAGGGATTTGGCTCGTATAACTACGGAAGAGATTACGTTACTTACGGCAAAAATTTTAAATTCAATGATGAAGTAGGTCTTTACAAACACCAATTTTCAGTTCCGAATTCCTGGAAAGGAAAGTCAATCAACATCGTTTTTGAAGGTTCAATGACCGACACCGAAGTGAAAATCAATGGCAAGTTGGCCGGAGCAATTCATCAGGGTGCTTTTTATGAATTTAAATATGATATTTCCGACAAATTACTTTTCGGAAAAGAAAATATTATCGAAGTCAAAGTTTTCAAAATGTCAACTGATAAATCGGTCAACAACGCAGAACGGCTGGCTGATTATTGGGTTTTGGGAGGGATTTTCAGACCGGTTTATTTGGAAGCGACTCCAAAAGAAAATATTTCTTGGACAGCAATTGATGCCAAAGCAGATGGAACTTTCCGTTCGAATATTCATTTAAAAGGAATTCAATCTGCCAATAATGTAAAGGTTGAAATTTTTGATGCTAAAAATAATTTAGTTGGGGAATCTCAGATTCAAATTCAGAAAGATGATACTTTAAAACAAATCCAATTCAATCTTAAAAATCCAAAACTCTGGACAGCTGAAACGCCGAATTTATATAAAGCGAAATTCAGTTTAAATAAAAATAGAAAAAACATCTACCAAACCGAAGAAAAATTCGGTTTCCGAACCATTGAAATCCGAAAAAGCGACGGTATTTACGTCAACGGAACCAAAATCAAAATGAAGGGTATCAACCGTCACGTTTGGTGGCCAGAAACCGGAAGAGCGGTCAACAAAAACATCGATTTGATGGACGTTCAGCTCATTAAAGAGATGAATATGAACGCCGTTCGATGTGCTCATTATCCTCCAAATAAATCCTTTTTACAAATTTGCGATTCGTTAGGTTTATATGTTTTGGATGAACTCGCTGGCTGGCAAAAAAAATACAGCACTGAAGTTGGAAAAAAGCTCGTGAGAGAAATGGTTACGAGAGATGCCAATCATCCTTCAATTATTTTTTGGAGCAACGGAAATGAAGGCGGACATAATTTTGATTTGGATGCAGAATATGCAAAATACGACTTGTCAGACCGTCCTGTAATTCACGCTCATCACAAACCTGGAAACGCTTTCAACGGCATCGACTGCAATCATTATGAAGATTATTACAGCACCAAAAAAATTCTCGAAGGCGAAAATATTTATATGCCGACCGAGTTTCTGCACGCGCAGGATGACGGCGGTGGCGGAACATCTTTAGCCGATTACTGGGAACTTCACTGGAATTCCAAAAAAGGTGCAGGCGGTTTTCTTTGGGCGTTTGCGGATGAAGGATTGGTGCGAACTGATTATAATAATCAACTTGATGTCAATGCGATTAACGCTCCCGATGGCGTGGTCGGTCCGCATCGTGAAAAAGAGGGAAGTTTTTACGCCATACGGGAAATTTACAGTCCGGTAAAAATTGATTTGAAAACGTTGCGGAATGATTTTAATGGAATCATTCCTGTTGAAAATCGTTATCATTTTACTAATCTGAATGAATGCCAGTTTGAATGGAAACTGGTTAAATTTAAAACACCGTTCTCGTCTGAATCTGGTTTTGATGTGCTTCAAAAAGGAAAAGCAGAATCTCCTAATATTAAACCAACAGAAAAGGGAAATTTAAAACTAAATCTACCATCAAATTGGAAAGAAAATGAAGCTTTAATGCTGACCGCAACCGATTCTTTCGGAAAGGAAATTTACACCTGGACTTGGAAAATAAAATCAAACGATGATATTTCAAAACAGTTTTCGAAATCTTTAATCAAAGAATTTCCGATTTTGGTTATAGAAAATGACTCATTATTTATTTTGAAATCAGACGAAAAAGAATTTTCGTTTGGAAAAAAAGATGGATTATTAAAGTCTGTCATTTTAGATAAGAAAGGCAAAAAAATGACCTTCACAAACGGACCCGTTTTCGTGAACGGAAAAACGGAATTATCATCTTTCAAATCTTTTCTGGAAGAAGGAAATGCGGAAATAGAAGCTCGTTTTAAAGATGGAAAAGTAATAATTTGGAAACTGAATCATAATGGAGTTTTAGAATTGAATTATGAATATTCGCTTTCCGCAGATTACCCGTTTTCAGGCGTGAGTTTCGATTATCCCGAAAATTATGTTATCAGCGCAAAATGGCTCGGCAAAGGTCCGTATCACGTTTGGAAAAACAGAACGCAAGGACAAACCTACAATGTCTGGCAAAATCTAAAAAACTCTACCCGAACAGGTTTTTCACCTTGGATTTATCCGGAATTTAAAGGTTATTTCGACGATGTTTCGTGGTTGCAATTGAATACTGCAGAAGGAAAAATTACGGTAGGAACAAAAGAAGAAAAAATGTTCATCAGACTTTTCGATTTTTACGGAATTTATGGTGCGGAAGGTTATCCAAAACTGCCTACAGAAAACATTTCTTTCCTCGATGCTATTCCGCCACTGGGAACTGTTTTAGCATTTAATATTAATAATGATACTTCGACTTTAGGCCCTGAAAGTGAACCGAATCATTTGAATGGGACCTTCAAAAGAACATTGTATTTCTATTTTGGTCTGCCGGATTTGGGTGATGAAAATAAGCAGTTTACAATGCCTAAAGAAAATATTTTAACAGATTAA
- a CDS encoding rhamnogalacturonidase, protein MKFQNTPKFLFSLIIILSFSNGLKSQDKWPDGTKIDKWFTENKPTDISKLGKKYLLTANGVKNDSTILQTKELQAVIDLAAKNGGGIVVVPKGTFLISSVFFKQGTHLHLEAGAKLKGSDDINDFPVVTTRMEGQTVKYFPALINADGLDGFTISGKGTLDGNGLRFWKSFWKRREWNPKCTNMDEMRPRIIYVSNSKNVQVEGITIKNSPFWSTHYYKSDFVKLLNLTILAPKEPVKAPSTDAVDIDACTNFLIKNCYMSVNDDAIALKGGKGPKSDKDPNNGENRNILIEDNTFGFCHSVLTCGSESIHNYNVILRNSKVKDASRLLHLKMRPDTPQHYEYLTVENITGNVKTFLYVKGWNQFFDLKGEERPRKGLANNITIKNIDISCETAFSIEKSDLFDLKDFTFENFKIKAVKPEMQNLNHIQNLKQKNINVMQVASLTQSYDKKDDSDISAK, encoded by the coding sequence ATGAAATTCCAAAACACTCCTAAATTCCTATTTTCATTAATAATAATCCTATCATTTTCTAACGGACTGAAAAGTCAGGACAAATGGCCGGATGGAACCAAAATCGACAAATGGTTCACAGAAAACAAACCTACAGACATTAGCAAATTAGGCAAGAAATACCTCCTTACAGCCAACGGTGTGAAGAACGACAGCACGATTCTTCAGACCAAAGAACTTCAGGCAGTCATTGATTTGGCTGCTAAAAACGGCGGCGGAATTGTGGTGGTTCCGAAGGGAACATTTCTCATCAGTTCAGTTTTCTTCAAACAGGGAACGCATTTGCATTTGGAAGCTGGAGCAAAATTAAAAGGTAGCGACGATATCAATGATTTTCCGGTGGTAACGACAAGAATGGAAGGTCAAACAGTAAAATATTTTCCTGCCTTAATTAATGCAGACGGATTAGACGGTTTCACGATTTCAGGAAAAGGAACATTAGATGGAAACGGACTTCGTTTCTGGAAATCATTCTGGAAAAGAAGAGAATGGAATCCTAAATGCACTAATATGGACGAAATGAGACCTAGAATTATTTATGTTTCAAATTCTAAAAACGTTCAGGTGGAAGGAATTACCATTAAAAATTCACCTTTTTGGAGCACGCATTATTATAAAAGTGATTTTGTTAAATTATTAAATCTGACCATTCTCGCTCCGAAAGAACCTGTAAAAGCACCAAGTACAGACGCGGTTGACATCGACGCCTGTACCAATTTCTTAATTAAAAATTGCTATATGTCAGTGAACGACGACGCAATTGCTTTGAAAGGCGGAAAAGGTCCGAAGTCTGATAAAGACCCGAACAACGGCGAAAACAGAAACATTCTTATCGAAGACAATACTTTTGGATTCTGCCACAGCGTTTTGACTTGCGGAAGTGAGTCCATTCACAATTACAATGTGATTTTGCGCAATTCTAAAGTAAAAGATGCATCAAGATTATTACACCTTAAAATGCGTCCCGACACGCCTCAGCATTATGAATATCTAACGGTTGAAAACATCACCGGAAACGTAAAAACTTTCTTATATGTAAAAGGCTGGAACCAGTTTTTTGATTTAAAAGGTGAAGAAAGACCTAGAAAAGGATTGGCCAACAATATCACAATAAAAAATATCGACATCAGTTGTGAAACGGCGTTCTCTATTGAAAAATCAGATTTGTTTGATTTGAAGGATTTCACATTTGAAAATTTCAAAATCAAAGCTGTAAAACCTGAAATGCAAAACCTGAATCACATTCAGAATTTAAAGCAAAAAAATATCAATGTGATGCAAGTGGCTTCTCTCACGCAATCTTACGACAAAAAAGACGATTCCGATATTTCTGCTAAATGA